The region ACGGCCAGCCAGCCGAAGACGGCGGTGCACACGGCGACGACCGCGACGACGGTCACGAGCTGCACGAGCAGGAGTCGCGTGGCGAACCGCATGCCACCTCCTCTTCGTCGCCGGCATCCGAGCAGAATGCGCAGAACACACGCTACGCGCAGAACGTGCACCAATGCGAGATAGCGCGCGGGGGAGCGACCCGCGCCTCTATGGTCACGGGAGCGCATCCGGCCCGGGCGCGCACCACAGCAGACGCAGCAGACGCACAGACGACGAAGGAGTCGACATGAACGCGGCAGCATCCCTCCCGCTCGCGGGGCAGTTCCCGGTCTTCGCGGCCGCGGAAGACGGTTACGACGTCGCCTTCCTGCCGCCCGAGGGCGTTCTCGTCGCGCTCGGCTTCACCATGGTGCTCGTGTTCATGGCGCTCATCATGACGCGGCGGATGACGCCGATGGTCGCCCTCATCCTCGTGCCCACGGTGTTCGGCCTGTTCGCCGGTGCGGGTCTCGGGCTCGGCGAGATGATCATCGACGCGATCACGACGATGGCTCCGACGGCGGCGCTGCTGATGTTCGCGATCATGTACTTCGGCATCATGATCGACGTCGGTCTGTTCGATCCCCTGATCCGCTTCATCACCCGTCTGCTCGGCGACGACCCCGCGAAGGTCGTGCTCGGCACCGCCCTCCTCGCCGGAGCGGTGTCGCTCGACGGCGACGGCTCGACGACCTTCATCATCACGACCTCGGCCATGCTGCCGATCTACCTGCGTCTGGGCATGAGCCCGGTGGTGCTCACGTGCGTCGCGGGACTCATGAACGGCACGCTCAACATCGTGCCGTGGGGCGGTCCCACGGTGCGAGCCGCGACCGCCCTGGGCCTGCAGCCGACCGACGTGTTCGTGCCCATGCTCCCCTCCCTCGCCGCCGGCATCGTGATCGCGCTGACCTTCGCGTGGTTCCTCGGGCTCGGTGAGCGCAAGCGCATCGGACAGCTCGACTCGTCGCGGTTCGACAGCGAGGGCGTGCTCGCGGCTCCGCGCATCTTCCGCGGCGCCGGCGCGAAGCCCGGTGCCCGCGCGACCCTCCGCACCGGCAACATCGTCACGCTGACCGGCGGGCGCGGGGGAGCACCCGCGGCGACGGCCATCGTCGACCGCGAGGACACCGCGATGGCCGACACGATGCTCGACCCGAACCGTGCGACGCTGCGTCCGAAGCTGATCTGGTTCAACCTCGTCCTCACCGCCGCGGTGATGGTGCTCCTCGTGCTCGACCTGTTCCCGCTCGCCTACGTCTTCATGGTCGGCGCGGGAATCGCGCTGGTGGTCAACTTCCCGAAGCTCAAGAGCCAGGCCGACGAGATCGTGGCACACGCTCCGAGCATCGTCGGAGTCGTGTCGATGGTGCTCGCGGCCGGGGTGCTCGTGGGCGTGCTGGGCGGCACCGGGATGGTCGACGCCATGGCGGCGTGGATCACGACGGTCATCCCCGACTCGCTCGGGCCGTTCCTCGCGGTGATCACCGGCGTGCTGTCGATCCCGTTCACCTTCTTCATGTCGAACGACGCCTTCTACTACGGCATCCTCCCGGTGCTCGCCCAGAGCGCCGAGCACTTCGGCATCGCACCCGTCGAGATGGCGCGCGCATCGATCACCGGCCAGCCGGTGCACCTCCAGAGCCCGCTCGTCCCCGCGATCCTGCTGCTCGTCTCGCTCGCGAGCGTGAACCTGGGCGACCACCACAAGAAGGTGCTGTGGCGCGCGTGCGTGGTCTCCCTCGCGATGCTCGCCGTCGGCGTGCTCGTCGGAGCGATCCCGCTCATGGCCTGACGCAGACGGCACCGCCGGCGGGCGGACCGGTGCGCGATGCGCATGCGACAGACTGGTCGCATGCGCATCGTCGTGCTCACCGGCGCCGGCATCTCGGCCGAGAGCGGCGTGGCCACGTTCCGCGGCGCCGGCGGCCTGTGGGAAGGGCATCGGGTGGAGGATGTCGCGACACCGGAGGGCTTCGAACGCGACCCCGCCATGGTGCAGCGCTTCTACGACGCGCGGCGCCGCGCCGTGGCATCCGTGCACCCGAACGCCGCCCACCGCGCGCTCGCCCGCCTCGAGGACGCCCTCGGTGACGAGCTGCTCATCGTGACGCAGAACGTCGACGACCTGCACGAGCGCGCCGGCAGCATCCGCCTCGTGCACATGCACGGCGAACTCCGGCGCGCGCTCTGCACGGCGTGCGATGCGCGGCCCGCCTGGTCGCGGGATCTGGTGGACCTGCCGCCGTGCCCGGTGTGCGGTGAGCGGATGCTCCGCCCCGACGTCGTCTGGTTCGGCGAGATGCCGTACGAGCTCGACCGCATCGAGCAGGCGGTCGTCGCGTGCGACGTGTTCGTGTCGATCGGGACTTCGGGGGCCGTGTATCCGGCTGCGGGCTATGCCGCGCTGGCATCGGCGTTCGGTGCCCGACTCGTGGAGCTCAACCTCGAGCCCAGCGATGCTGTCGTGCCATTCGACGACGCGCGAACGGGCCCGGCGACCACGCTCGTCCCCACCTGGGTCGACGAGGTGCTGGCCGGCGCCGGCGCCGACTGAGCCGAACGCGGCGACGGCGCCGAGGCTTCCGCCTCGACGCCGTCATCCCGCGGCACGGTGGACTGCGCTAGACGCGCATCCCACCACCGGAACGAAGCCGCGAGAGTGCATCCACGGTCGCGGCGAGGATGAGCACCGCTCCCGTGACGAGCAGGTTGATGCCACCGCCGAGGTTCAGCAGGCCGAGGCCGTTCGTGATCACGGCGATCACGAGGGCGCCGATGGCGGCGTGCACGAGGCGGCCGCGCCCGCCGAACAGGCTCACGCCGCCGACGACGGCCGCCGCAACGCCCGACAGGACGATGTCGCGGCCGACCGTCGCGTCGACCGCGCCGACGCGCGACACGCTCAGGAGCATGGCGGCGACGGCCAGGCTGGAGCAGATCACGAACGCCCACCACTTCACCCAGCGCACCTTCACGCCCGAGCGGCGGGCGGCTTCGGCGTTGCCGCCGATCGCGTAGATGTAGCGGCCGAACTTGGTGCGGTCGAGCACGAACGTGCCGATCCAGAGGATCGTGAGCACGACGGGGACGATGATCGGCACGCCGGCGACCTCGACGACCGACTGCCCGCGGTTCTGGTTGAGCACGTAGACCGCGGCGCCGCCGACGAGGGCGATGGTGCCGAGCTTGATCCACACCAGCGAGATCGCGCGGTTCGGGACGCCGGCGCGGGTGCGGCGCGAGCGGTCCCAGAACGAGGTCGCGGCTGAGATCGCGAGCATGATGGCGAGCATCGCCCACCCGGCCCAGACGGGAAGGTTGCCGTTCTGCAGCGCGATGAGCTCGGGGACCTGCACGCGGAACAGCCCGCCTTCGCCGATCACCAGGAGCGCGAGGCCCTGATAGCCGAGGAAGAGACCGAGGCTGACCACGAACGACGGTATGCCGACCCTCGCGACGAAGAATCCGAGGGCGGCGCCGGTGAGGAAGCCGAAGCCGAACCCGATGAGCAGCGCCAGCGGCCACGGCACGCCGTACGTGGCGTTGAGCACGACGAACAGCGCCATGCCGACACCGCCGGTGACGCCGGCGGACAGGTCGATCTCGCCGAGCAGCAGTACGAACACGAGCGCCATGCCGAGCACGACGAGGGTCGCCGCCTGGTTGAGCAGGTTGGCGAAGTTGCGCTCGGTCAGGAAGAACGGGCTGAGCGTGGCGAACAGGATGCTGAGCACCACGAGGCCGCCGACGGCGGGGAGTGCGCCCATGTCGCCGCTGCGGACGCGCTGCCACCAGGCGGCGATCTGGTCGGTGAGGCCGCCCTCGACGCCGCTGCCGATGAGATCGGAGGACACGGGGTCGGGTGCTGCCGCGGTACGGGTGACGTCGGCGGTCATGCCGTGCCTCCTTCGGTGCGGATCGTGGATGTCTCGACGATCGTGACCCCGGCCGGGGTCTTCGTGCCGGTGATGTAGCCCACGACGTCGTCGCGGGTGGTCTCGCTGGTCGGGATCTGCGCGACCATCTGGCCGAGGTAGAGCACCGCGATGTCGTCGGCGACGGCGAAGACGTCGGCGAGGTTGTGGCTGATGAGGACCACGGCGACGCCCTGGTCGGACAGGCGACGCACGAGATTGAGCACCTGCTCGGTCTGTGCGACGCCGAGCGCGGCGGTCGGCTCGTCGAGGATGACCACACGGGCCTTCTTGAGCACGGCGCGGGCGATCGCGACGGTCTGGCGCTGGCCGCCCGAGAGCGACGACACCTTCTGGCGCACCGACTTGACCGTGCGAACCGAGAGGGAGCGCAGCGTGTCGGACGCCTCCTTCTCCATGCGGCCCTCGTCGAAGGTGCCGGCGGAGGTCTCTTCGCGCCCGAGGAACATGTTCTGGACGATGTCGAGGTTGTCGCACAGCGCGAGGTCCTGGTAGACGACCTCGATGCCGAGGCCCGAGGCGTCGCGCGGTGCGTGGAGGTCGCGGTGCGCGCCGTCGATGCGCACCTCGCCCTCGTCGTAGGGCTGGACTCCCGCGAGCCCCTTGATGAGGGTGGACTTGCCGGCGCCGTTGTCGCCCACGAGGGCGGTGACCTTGCCGGGGTGGACCTTGAGGTTCACGCCCTTGAGGACGCTGACCGGGCCGAACGACTTCTTGACGCCGATCAGCTCGATGATCGGCTCTGTCGCGATGGTGGTGTCTGTCATGCTCGCTTCCTTGCGATGTGCGGGTGGGTGCACCCGAGTCGTGCCGGATGTGCCGCGAGGGCGTCGCGCCCGATGACGCGACGCCCCCGCGGTGACCGCGGAGTGTTACTCGGTGACGCCGAACTCCTCGCACGCGGCGAGCACGTCGGCCGTGCACACCTCGTCGTAGGATGCGTCGCCGGCGGCGATGACGTCCTTGACCTGGTCCGGTCCGACGAGGATCGGGGTGACCTGGACGTACGGCGTGCCGTCTTCGAGCTCGGCACCCGCGTCGGGGGTCTCGCTGTTCAGCAGGGCCACCGCGGTGTCGACGGCGGCAGCAGCCTCATCGGCGACCGGCTTGTAGACCGTGGCGGTCTGCCAGCCGAGCAGGATGTTCTGCAGACCCGCGACGTTCGCGTCCTGGCCCGAGACCGCGACACCCTCGAGGTTGTTGTCCTGTAGCACCTTGATGACACCGGCGGCGTTCGTGTCGTTGGCCACCCACACGCCGTCGACCTTGCCGTCGAGCGAGGTCAGAGCCTGCTCGAAGTTGGTCTGCGACTTGGCCTGGTCCCAGACCCCGGGGGGCTCGGCGGCCGCGGTGATGCCGGCGCCTTCCATGACCTCGACAGCACCCTCCTTGAACATGGCCGCGTTGCCGTCGGTCGGGTCGCCGCCCATGTAGACGACGACGGCGTCGGCGGGAGCCACGCCCTTGGTCTCGAGACCGTCGAGGACCGTCTGGCCCTCGAGTCGGCCGACCTCGACGTTGTCGAACGAGACGTAGTAGTCGGCGCCGGTGAAGGGGCGGTCGTAGGCGATCACGGGGATGCCCTCGGCCGTGGCCTTGGCGGCGACGGCCTCGGCCGCGCCCTGGTAGTCCACGAGCAGCATGACGCCGCAGCCCTGGGTGAGCTGCTGGTCGGCGATCGTCGAGTACTTGTTGACGTCGCCCTGGGCGTTCTGGATGTCGACCTCGAAGCCGGCCTCGGTCAGGCCCTCTTCGAGGTACTTGCGGTCGAAGTTCTCCCAGCGCGGCGACGAGGCCGCGTCGGGGAGGATCACGCAGGCGCGGCCGGCCATGGTCTCGCCGCCGTCGCCGCCGTCCGTGGGAGTCGTGCCGCCGCCACCGCCGGCACAGCCGACGAGCAGCAGAGCGGCGCTGCCGCTGAGTGCTGCTGCGGCAAGGAGAGAAGACTTCTTCATCATTCGCCTTTCATCATCGAAATCGAGCGAGCCCCGGATCGTCCCGGGGCGGATCGCGCTGGAATGATCATCGAACCGCGACGTCCTTGTCGTCAAGTCTTGAACATAACGTTTGGGAAACGGCGCGGCGCGGGTTCATCGACCTTGTTCCTGCGCGCAACAAATGCCAAGAATGTGAGCATAATCACGCCAAGAGTCGCACATTGAGAGCAGTATGCTCACCCGGTCATGATCGAGCAGATGTCGCGATGGTTGCGCGTTCGGTGAATGAACTCAGGCGAGGCCGGTCGCCGCACGCGTCCGGCGCGACAGCGAGTCGACGATCACGGCGAGCACGAGCACGACCCCGGTGATCATGAACTGCACCGACGCGTCGAGACTGAGCAGCGTCAGGCCCGAGGAGATCGACTGGATCACCACGATCCCGAGGAGTGCCGAGAACGCCGTGCCGCGCCCGCCGAAGAGGCTCGCGCCGCCGATCACGGCCGCCGCGATGGCGTTGAGGTTGGTGTCGCCGGTGCCGGAGGCCTGCGAGGCCGACCCGAGCCGTGCGGCGGCGAGGATGCCGCCGATCGCGGCGAGGGTGGCGCAGAGCGCGAAAACCGACAGGTAGATGCGGTCGACGCGGATGCCGGCGCGGCGGGCAGCCTCGACCGACCCGCCCACGGCGTAGACCGCGCGTCCCCACCGGGTGCGGGTGAGCACGGCGTTCATCGCGACGACGAGGCCGATGAAGAACAGGAACATCAGCCCGACCCCGCGGTAGAGGCCGAGGTACCAGGCGGCGACGAGCAGGAAGACGAGGAGCGCGCCCGATCGCACGGCGATCTCGGCGTAGCCCTGGCTGACGAGGTTCGCGGCGGTCCGTCGCTGTGCGCGCCGCACTCGCGACCACGCATAGGCCCCGACGGAGGCGACGACGACGATGTACGACGCCCAGGGCGGGAGGTACATCTGCTGTGCGAATCGCACGAGCCACGAGTCGAACCCGAGGCTCACGGTGCCGGTGTCGCCCAGCACCCACAGCTGCACGCCGAGGAAGCCCAGGAGCCCCGCCAGGGTGATGACGAAGCTAGGGAGTCCGAACCGCGTGTACAGGAACCCGTAGAGCAGTCCGGCGAGGCATCCGGCCGCCACCGCCGCCACGATCGCGAACACGAGGTTCCATCCGAGCTGCACGAACGAGACGGCGAGCACTGCGGCAGCGAGTCCCGAGATCGAACCGACCGACAGATCGATCTCGCCGACGAGGAGCACCAGCACCACGCCGAGGGCGATGGTGCCGATCGCGGCGCACTGCATCGTGAGGTTCGACAGGTTCTCGGCCGAGAGGAACGCCGGGTTGAGGATCTGGAAGACCGTCCAGATCACGACGAGGCCGAGGATCACCGGCACTGCCCCGAGATCGCCCCCGCGGATGCGGGCGGTGATGAGGGCGGCCGTCGCCCGCAGGCCCGCGACGCTGAGCGCGGGCGCCTCTGGCGCGGTCGGGATCGTGTCGGTGCGGAGGGGATCGCTCATGGCCGTCGCCCCTTCTCGCGCCGTCGGTGGGTGAGCGGTGTGATCCGCGCGTCGCCGGGGTCGGGGGTGTGGCTCGGCGGGGGCCCGGTGAGCGGCGGATGCCCCGCGTGCGCGGGCGGCGCAACCGGCGGTGTCGCCGATCGGCCGTTGTCGTCGACCGCGCCCGTGATCGCGGCGATGAGCTTCTCGCTCGTCACCTCGGCCGCGTTGTACACGCCGTTGTTGCGCCCGAGCCGCAGCACGACGACGCGGTCGGCGACGGCGAGCACATCGGCCATGTTGTGACTGATGAGCACGACGCCGTGGCCGCGTTCGCGCAGCCGCTCGATGAGGTTCAGCACCTCGGCAGTCTGCGCCACGCCGAGTGCCGCGGTCGGCTCATCGAGGATGACCACCCGAGGATCGCCGATGAGCGATCGCGCGATCGCGACGGTCTGCCGCTGCCCGCCCGAGAGCGAGGCGACCGGAACGCGCACCGACGGGATCTTCGCCGACAGCTCGCGCAGCAGGGCCCAGGTGCGCTGTTCCATCTCGACCTCGTCGAGATAGCCGCCGTCGCGCAGCTCGCGGCCGAGCCAGAGGTTCGCGACGACGTCGAGGTTGTCGCACAGCGCGAGGTCCTGGAAGACGGTCTCGATGCCGAGGTCCTGCGCGTCGGCGGGGCTGGCGATGTCGACGGTCTCGCCGTCGAACTCGATGGTGCCCGCGTCGGGCGGATGCACGCCGGCGAGGAGCTTCACGAGCGTCGACTTGCCGGCGCCGTTGTCGCCGATGAGTGCGACCACCTCGCCCTCATTCACCCAGAAGTCCACGTCGGTGAGCGCTCTGACCGCGCCGAAGCGCTTCGCGACCCCCCGCATCGTGAGCACGCGCTCCCGGGGGCGCCCTGTTCGCGCCTGCGTCGAAGACATCGCCGTCCGTTCTCGTGGTGTCCGTGTGGACACTACTCGATGCCCGCGGCCGCGCACGCATCGGCGTAGGCGGGCGTGCAGATGTCGTCGGCGGTCCAGAAGCCATCGGCGATGACCGTCGCGGCGATGTCGTCCACCGTGACCGCGACGGGATCGAGCAGGGTGGTGGGCACGCCGTCGATCTCCATCGGCGCGGTCACCTCCTCGCCGTGCAGCAGCGCGACCGCCACCTCGGCGGCGAGCTCCGCCTGCGGCCTGATCGCCTTGTACACGGTCATGTACTGGTCGCCGGTGAGCAGGCGTTGGATGGCCGTGAGCTCGGCGTCCTGCCCGGTGATGATCGGCCAGTCGGGCACGTTCGCCGCCTTCAGCGCTGCGACGGCTCCGCCCGCCGTGCCGTCGTTCGCCGCGTAGATCCCGGCGATGTCGTGGCCGTGCTGGGCGAGCTGCCCGGCGACCCACTGCTGCGCCTTCTCCGGGCTCCACCCCGGGGTGTCGTACTCGGCGAGCACGTCGAGGTCGCTGTCGTCGAGGATGCTGCGGGCGCCGGTGCGGAACAGCTCGGCGTTCGAGTCGGTGGGCGAGCCGTTGATGACGAGGATCGAGCCGTCGCTCTCGCCGGCGGCGTCGAGCGCCGAGACGAAGGCGCTCGCCTGCAGTTCACCGACCTTCTCGTTGTCGAACGAGACGTAGTAGGCGAGGTCGCCGCCGGCGATCAGACGGTCGTAGGAGACGACCGGGATGTCCTGCGCGTTGGCGACCTGGACGATGCTCACCGCCGCGGTGGCGTCGACCGGATCGAGCACGAGTACGTCGACCCCGGCGGCGAGTGCGGATTCCGCCTGCTGCTGCTGCTTCGCGGCATCCTGATCGGCGTTCGAGTACAGCACGCGGTAGTCGCCGAGTTCTTCCACGCGGGCCTCGAAGAACGGTCGGTCGAAGGTCTCGTAGCGTGCGGTCTTCGCCTCGGGGAGGAGCAGGCCGATGGTTCCCTCGCTGTCGCTGGGGCCGGTCTGCGGCACTCCGGCACCGCAGCCGGCGACGCCGAGCGCTGCCGCGGCGACGGCGATCGCCGCGGCAGCGCGCGCGAGCGACTTCGGCAGACGACGTCGTCGGGGAAACGGCACCGGACGAGCCTAAGCCGTGATCGGCATGGACTGGCTGTCGACCGTCACATGGTCGAGTGCGATCGCGATCGCCCCCCGCGTCTCGGCCCATTCGCCGAACGAGGCTCCGACGATCTCGGGCAGGCCGCCCGCCGAGGCGAGCGCGCTCCGCTCCAGCGAGTGCCGCATCGGCGCCATGAGGATCTCGCCCGCCTGGGCGAGCTCGCCGCCGACGACGATCAGCTCGGGATCGAACAGATTGCACAGGCTCGCGGCGGCGATGCCGATGTGCCGGCCGGCGTCGGCGATGACGCGGCGCGAGCTGCCGTCGCCCGCCTCGGCCGCCTGCAGCAGGTCGCCGAGGCGCTGCATCCCGTCGCCGGGCGGGAAGAGCGACAGCAGCGCCGGGCCGCCCGCGTACGTCTCGAGGCAGCCGCGGTTGCTGCAGCGGCAGATGGGCCCGTTCTCGTCGATGGTGACGTGCCCGATCTGCCCCGCCTTGCCGTTCACGCCGCGGAAGAGGTCGCCCCCGACGATGAGACCGGCGCTGATCGTGTGGCCGACGCGGATGAACACCGACGAGGATGCTTCGCGCCCGCTGCCCTCGCGCGCCTCGGCGAGACCTCCGAGGTTCGCCTCGCTGTCGACGTGCACCGGGCGGCCGATGCGCGCGGTGAGGGCGGCCGCGACGTCGATGCCCTCCCAGCCGCGGAGGAGGCCCGGGGTCGACACCCGGCCGGTGCGCGGATCGATCGGCGCGGGGAGGGCGAGGCCGACGGCGAGGAGATCGGAGATCTGCCCGCCGAGGGACTCCATCATGTCGCCGAGCAGCAGACTCAGCCGGTCGAGCTCCGCATCGTGGCGGTGGTCGAGGGCGAGGGGGAGCGAGGACTGCGTCACGATCGCTCGGGTGACATCGGCGATGGCGATGTGAAGCTGCCGCGAGCTGAAGTGCGCTCCGGCGACGAGACCCAGCTGACGAGACAGCGAGACGAGAGTCGCCCGGCGACCGCTGCGAGAGGTGAACGACGTGTGCAGCAGCCCCGACGCGGTCAGCTCTTTGACGATGTTCGACACGGTGGCCGGCGACAGCCCGGTGCTGCCGGCGAGCTCCACCTGGGTGAGGCGGCCGTGGCGCTTGAGCGATTCGATGACACGCGCGCGATTGGCCTCGCGAAGCGAGGTCTGCGAGCCCGGAGGGGCGCCACGGCGTGCCATGCGCTCACTGTACCCGACGGCGTGTTTCGGCTGGTCGGCCGGGACAACGGGCTCGCCGCGGCGCACACCGGTGGGGGCGGAGCGACGCATGCCGCGGCGCGGCGTAGCATCGCAGGCGATGAAGACCCTCGTCGAGGCCCTGCTGGCCGTGCTTCCCGCCGATTCCGTTTCGGTCGATCCCGAGACGCTCGGCCGGTGCAGTCACGACGATGCCGAGTGGGCGCCGATCGGGTCTCCCGCGGTCGTGGTCTTCGCCGCGACCGTCGACGAGGTGGCGGCCACGATGCGCGTCGCCGCGGAACGGGGGACGCCCGTCGTCCCGCGCGGCGCCGGCACCGGCCTCTCGGGCGGCGCGAACGCCGTCGACGGATGCATCGTGCTGTCGCTCGAGCGGATGACGCGCATCGTCGAGGTCGAGACGGCCGAGCGGTACGCGGTCGTCGAGGCCGGCGTGCTCAATGACGACCTCCGCCGCCACGTCGCCGCATCGGGCCTCTGGTACCCGCCCGACCCGGCCAGCCAGGCGATCTCGACGATCGGCGGCAACGTCGCCACGAACGCCGGCGGCATCTGCTGCGTCAAATACGGGGTCACGCGCGACTACGTGCTGGGGCTCACGGTCGTACTGGCCGACGGGTCGGTCGTCGAGCTCGGGCGCACCACCGCGAAGGGCGTCACCGGGTACGACCTCACCGCGCTGATGGTCGGCTCGGAGGGGACCCTCGGGATCGTCGTGGAGGTCACGCTGAAGCTGCTGCCCCTCGGCGGTCGCGAGGAGCGCGCCGTCGTCGGGTACTTCCGGTCGCTCCCCGAAGCGGGGGCGGCCGTGGCGGCGGTGACGGCAGCCGGCATCGTGCCGTCGGCGCTCGAACTCATCGACCGGACGTGTCTCGACGCGGTGAGCGCTTGGCAGGGATGGGACCTGCCGGTGGGCGCGACCGCTCTGCTCCTCGCGAAGGTCGACGAGCCGGGGGAGCGCGGCGAGATTCTCGCGGCGCAGATCGCCGACCTGTTCGCCGGCGCGGGCGGCGACCGCATCGAGCGGGCCGACGACGCCGACGAGATCGACCGGCTGTTCCGTGCCCGCCGACTGGCGTACCCTGCCCTCGAGCGTCTCGGTCCGGTGCTCACCGAAGACGTGTGCGTGCCGCGCGCGATGGTGCCCGAGATGCTCACGCGCATCGAGCAGGCGGCGGCCGACAACGACGTCGTGATCGCGAACATCGCCCATGCCGGCGACGGCGACCTGCATCCGCTGATCATCGCCCCCGAGGGCGACGACGCCGCCCGGGCGCGGGCGAAGACGGCGTTCGACCGCATCGTCGCCG is a window of Microbacterium terrae DNA encoding:
- a CDS encoding FAD-binding oxidoreductase, whose product is MKTLVEALLAVLPADSVSVDPETLGRCSHDDAEWAPIGSPAVVVFAATVDEVAATMRVAAERGTPVVPRGAGTGLSGGANAVDGCIVLSLERMTRIVEVETAERYAVVEAGVLNDDLRRHVAASGLWYPPDPASQAISTIGGNVATNAGGICCVKYGVTRDYVLGLTVVLADGSVVELGRTTAKGVTGYDLTALMVGSEGTLGIVVEVTLKLLPLGGREERAVVGYFRSLPEAGAAVAAVTAAGIVPSALELIDRTCLDAVSAWQGWDLPVGATALLLAKVDEPGERGEILAAQIADLFAGAGGDRIERADDADEIDRLFRARRLAYPALERLGPVLTEDVCVPRAMVPEMLTRIEQAAADNDVVIANIAHAGDGDLHPLIIAPEGDDAARARAKTAFDRIVADCRALGGTVTGEHGVGLLKLDGAAAELSPAVLRLHRAVKSALDPQGILNPGKAFPNGD